Sequence from the Ereboglobus luteus genome:
CTGGCGCAAACGCCTCGACTTCGGCACCGGCACGCTCGGCGACATGGCCTGTCACATTTTCGATCCCGTCTTCAAGGGCCTCGATCTTGCCGCGCCCATTTCCGTTCGCTCCGAGGGACCGCTCTCCGAGCACGGCAACTGGGCGCTCAACGCCCGCGCCATCTACACCTTCGCCAAGACGCGTTACACTGCCGGCGACACGATGCGCCTCCACTGGTATGACGGCACCGAGAGGCCGCCCGCCGAGGTCACCTCCCTCATCGAGCTCGACAAGCTCAAGGACAACAAACTGCCCAACAACGGCTCGATATTTGTCGGCGAAAAAGGCGCGCTCCTGCTCCCGCACTACTCGCGCCTCTCGCTCTATCCCTCGGTGAAGTTCGCCGACTTCCAACTGCCGCGCGAACGTGGCGCAAACCACTGGAAGCAGTTCATCGATGCGTGCCGCGGCAACGGCAAAACCACCACGCATTTTGATTACGCCGGCCCGCTCACCGAGGCCGTGCTCCTCGGCGGCATCGCCTCCCGCTTCCCGCAGACGACGCTCAAGTGGGACAGCCCCGCGCTGCGCTTCGACCTCGCCGCCGCCAACCGCCACGTCCGCCGTCCCTACCGCAAAGGCTGGGAAGTCGCCGGGCTCTGACTTGTGGGGGCGCACTTGGCGTGCGCCCTCGTGCCAGCCCGCTTTGTGCGAACGTGTGCGAACAGTCATTCGCATACGAGGGCGCACGCCAGGTGCGCCCCTACGTCGCAAAATTACCACACGAAAATTCCTTAATTCCGCCAAAACCCAACCATGTCCACAGAAACCGCTCCCTCCACCAACGCCGCCGAACGCATCGCCGTTTGCTCATGGTCGCTCGAACCCGCAAACTTGCGCGACCTGCTCGACAAGCTCGCGCTCACCGGCGCGACTCGCGTGCAACTCGACCTCGACCCGTTGCATGTCTCGCCCGACGCATGGCGCGATTGCGCCGCCGTATTTGCGCAGAACAAAATCGCACTCGTCTCCGGCATGGTGCGTTGCGTCGGCGAGGATTACTCGACGCTCGAAAGCATTCGCGTCACCGGCGGCATCGCGCCCGACGGCACATGGGCGCAAAACCTCGAAAACTTCGGCAAATGCGCCGCCATCGCCGCGCAACTCCGCATTCCGCTCATCACGCTCCACGCCGGATTTTTCCCGCACCAGGAGGACAAGACCGGATTCGAAAAAATGATCTCCCGCGTCGCCGCCGTCGCGAACCTTTTCGCCTCGCACGGCATCGCCCTCGGCCTCGAAACCGGCCAGGAAACCGCCGCCGAGCTCGCGGAATTTTTGACCGCGCTGAACAACAAAAACACCGGCGTGAACTTTGATCCCGCCAACATGATTCTCTACGGCAAGGGCGACCCGATTGACGCGCTCGACGTGCTCGCGCCGTGGCTGCGCCAAATCCACATCAAGGACGCCCGCTACGCCAAAACCGCCGGCGAATGGGGCGAGGAAGTCGCGGCGGGGGAGGGCGCCGTGGACTGGCCGCGCTTCCTCGAAAAACTCGCCTCGCTCAACTACACCGGCGACCTCGTCATCGAACGCG
This genomic interval carries:
- a CDS encoding sugar phosphate isomerase/epimerase family protein yields the protein MSTETAPSTNAAERIAVCSWSLEPANLRDLLDKLALTGATRVQLDLDPLHVSPDAWRDCAAVFAQNKIALVSGMVRCVGEDYSTLESIRVTGGIAPDGTWAQNLENFGKCAAIAAQLRIPLITLHAGFFPHQEDKTGFEKMISRVAAVANLFASHGIALGLETGQETAAELAEFLTALNNKNTGVNFDPANMILYGKGDPIDALDVLAPWLRQIHIKDARYAKTAGEWGEEVAAGEGAVDWPRFLEKLASLNYTGDLVIEREAGAQRVADIRTARELLAKYLGNK